In Candidatus Buchananbacteria bacterium, the DNA window ACCATTGTCGAACTTGATGTTCCACTTTAGTAAATTTGTCCAGCGGCTTGCCGCCGATTCGAGATAACGGTGAATCATCACGCTTGAGTTCCGGAAACTGTTTTTCCAATCCTGCCAATTCCCGCTGTAATGAATCATAAATTGCATCAGTAACTGTCGGATCATCCAAAACGTGATAGCGGTAACGCAAATCATCAATCTGCTCAACCAGCTTATCAATTCTTTTTTTTGCCGTTTGTTTATCCATACTTATTTCACAATTTCTTCTTCTGAGAAAATCACAAAGTCGTACAGTCCGGAAAGCGGCGGCCTAATCGGCGTACGCACTTTAAGCTCTTGGTGCGAACTGCCAAAATCAGCCTGAGAGTTGATAATCAACCGGCTTGGAATATCAAGCCGATTACTAATCGGATCAACATCAGTTGCCTTATTAAAAATTGACAAGTTAAACTGCCCGGCCGCGGCATCCGGCAAAATTGAATTACTTACCCTTAGAATATATGAACAATTCGGATTAATCGACGGGTCGCCGCTATAAACATTCACTAAATAGGTTGAAGATCCGCTACTGTTGATAATAATATCTCCGCGAGTAATCGCCGGCTCAGGCGGCGTAAATACGTTTGGATTGCAGTCCAGCGTCCCGCCGACTAGCCAGGTGACATTGCTTAATTCAGCTGCCAGCGTACTGCCTGGCGTGCCGGTTATTTCAAAAGATTCCATTCCGACTTCAAAACCAGCCACCTGATATGGATTGAATAAATCAATTTGGAATGATTCGCCAATATTCAAAAAAATTGAGACTTGCTTTTCATTAGTTACTGCAATATCCCACTGCCCGGGCAAGCCGGATAAGTTGCCCTCGTTTAAACTAATACATGGCACCGAATTACTGGGCGTAGTCAACGAACAGTACCCGGTAATCTGGCAAGTGGAGCCGGACTGAATTTTTGAGCAGTCTTCGGGTTTGACCGCTTCCTTGCGTCTTGTTTCATATAGCGCGCGTTCGGCACCACTTTCGGCCAAATAATATGATTGAATCGACTGATCAATCAGTCGGGATTGCCGAATTTCACTAATAATCAAATTACTAAAAACAACCGCCGTCGCTAATACCGAGGCGATAATTAAGATAGCCAGAATTAATACCATGCCCGATTGTTTTTTTTCTGTTCTTGCCATAGCTTAACGCTTATACACACGGCTTGATGTCGTGGTTTGAAGGAAAATTCTTTTTTGATCTTCAGGTTTGCCGCCAACTGATTCAAACCCCAAAACCATTGTTACCCTCGGCTGGACATCAAACGGCAAACAAAGACCGAGGTTGTCGTCGGCGCCTCCCAATGCGGCGTCATCGCAGCTTTGTGTCCCGCATGAAGACAACACATCAGCGTCCGGGTTACAAATGCAAAATCCCGTCAGACCGGAATTATCATTGACCGTACAACTGATTGTATTGTTCAAACAGCCATTCGCCGCCGGTTTTAATGAGTCGTTGCACCTTTCCTCGGCAAACGGATTTGTCACCGGATCAATATAAAAACGCAGGCTGACAATTTTTACTTCATTAACATCAGTCATTGCCGACTCCTGGCCATTTGCTAATAATTTCACTTCGCCGCCGGATAAATAAAAAATATAATTATTGCCGTCCTGATCAATCAACGACAATTCTTGTTCAAAACCGGCAATCCCGGTTTCACCATCGCCGTCATATACATAACTATAATCAATTTCCGATGTCCGGATTTTACGGACAATCGTCTCGGCAACATACCGCAAATTTGCCAGGGTCTGCTGGCGAAGTGAAGACTGGCGCTGAGAATTAAGCGCCAATAAAAAAACATTTACAATCACCACCATTAGTATCGAAAAAATACCAAGAACAACTAGCATCTCAATCAGGGTGAACCCTTGGTTTTTTTGTTTATTTCCACTCATACATCAAAGCTTCAACGGCGACTTGGCGGTTTCGACCGCTTTCCTGCCAGGTCACGACTGACCGCGCCTTAAGGCCAATTTTCTGTTCGCCGCTGTCACAACTGGTTTTAATTAAATCTTCGCCATCACTATTTTGACAAATTGATTGTAAACCAATTCTTCGAGAAAATAAGGAAGGTTGACCAAGCGCCGGATCGTGGCTGTAAACACCGCTTGTTGAGAGGTACAGCCGATCTTTACCTGGCACAATATTAAAATCTAGCTCCCAGCTGTTATTAGCCTCACTAAAAACGACCAGCGCTTCCGAACCGCCAACAAGACCAGCATCCCAATTAGTGCCGGAAAGCCAATTAGAATCTCTGATATTTCTAATAACTTCAAGACCTTCACGCGCCAAATTATTACCAACAACTTGCAGTTCGCTTTGGCGCTGGCCAATCACATTTGAGGTCGTCAGAGCTAATACCGCCGAAACAACCATAACCATAATTCCAATAGCAAAAACAGCTTCTAATAATCCCTGGCCTCTTTGCTGTTTAATCCCGACGGTCATATAAATTTCCGGTTACGCCCCCGCTCAACAATGAAACCATAAAAAATGCCTGCTGATTAGTACGGGAACTTTTTATTACCCCTCCAATATGCTTAAAATCGCTGCCGGCGTCATAATTGGCGACTGCGCCGCCAGTCTCGTCAAAAATTACTTCCAAATAATTGCCCGCGTCTTCCCAGCCGCTTTGACACGGTAATGTCGTAATCTCGTCAGTAACCGCACCACATAAATCAATGAGGGTAATATCTTTAAAATTAAGCGTTTGTGCTGGAATCAATTCACCATCCGAAAAACCGTTTGCTGACTGATCTAAAGCTGCATACATCTGCGCCGTACTAGGCGAATTCAAATTCAAATAAACACCATATCCACCGTCAGGAAAAGACTGATTAGCTAATAGCTGACCCCCCAAACTGTAGTTACGAGCGACTTTAAAAAGATTAACTAGCCGCTTGTTTGAAACGTCAATCTCGCCGCTGAATTGCGCTGTCCGAAAATTAGCCAGCACATAGCTAAACATAATAATGATGATAACAGCCGCCACCATCAGATCAATAAGCGTAAATCCGCGCGAAGTAGTCTGTTTCATCGATAGAATAAATTAAAATACCAATTAATTAATTCCCGGCCGTACAGCATGGTAATAAAGGTTGCTAATGTTAAAAACGGACCAAATGGAACTTCCGAAGACATTTTCTTTTTTTTCAACATCATTAAAAAGACGCCAACTGTCGCGCCAGTCAAATAAGCAATAAACAAGGCAACAAGTACAAATTTCCAGCCAAGCATTAATCCCATTACTGCACCGAGCCTGATATCTCCATCACCAACCCATCGTCCGCCTGAAATAAAATACTGGGCTGCAAAAAAACCGGCACCTATTGCGGACCCCAATAGCAAATCCGCAAGCCCGGCCCCAAGATAGATATTCCCCAAAAATGCCACAATCATCGCCGGAACGCTCACCCGGTCCAAAATCAAATAATGCTTCAGGTCATAAACAAATAAAACCATCAAAAAAGAGGAGAAAACTGAATAAATAAAAAATTTAGCACCCAAACCAAACACTGTATAAATCCAAACAAACATCAAAGCAGTGGCTAATTCAACCATGGGGTACTGCCAAGAAATTGATTGATGACAATTTCGGCACCGTCCGCGCAAAATGATAAAACTAATAACCGGGATGTTGTCATACCAATTTATCTGATATTTGCATTTTGGGCACTCTGACCGTCCGGACCAAAAAGATTTTTTTTTGCCAAGCCGAGCAATAACAACGTTCAAAAAACTACCGATAATCAAACCAAAAATAAATAATATAGACTCAAACATACTCATATTTTACCCTAAAAACCACCTTTCAAGCAAATAAGAAACAATTAGGGCCTTGCTATCTAGCAAGGCCCTAATTTAGGAAAGTCAAACCATTGTCAGGCTATTTACTGAATACCATCGGGAGTAGCCGTGTGAGCGGTTCCGGTCAAACCACCGGTTTGCCCCTCAAGCGTGAAAGTAATATTGTATGACGGACAGGGTTCGGAAGTACAGTTTCCGCCGCCACCGGCCGCTACTGATTCATACGTGTATGCCGCACCGCCCGGCGTTGGGTTTGAAGGAACCAAACCCATATAAATCGGGTCAGCACAAGTAGTATCAAAGCCACCGGAACCAAGACAGGTAACATCCGTACCTAAAGTGTAACCGTCACCGTCATCAACCGGGTAACTGCTGCTATCATTGAAATAAAGCTCCAGCGCTGTCTGAACTTGTTTAATGTCGGCAACGCGCTTCGCGTCTCTGGCCTTTTCTCGGGCCGAATTTAAAGCTACTACCGCCAATGTTGACAGTAAACCAATAATGGCAATAACCACCAACAATTCAATAAGAGTAAAACCTCGTTTTTTCATCTTTTCACCTCCTTTCATGGAAAAGAAATTATCAATTATATTAACTTACTAACAGTATACCACAAAAGCGACTTTTGGTAACTAATTACCAGACCATTCCTTGCGATATTGGATAAACCGGTGATATTCATGATTAAACGGCGCCGTGTCAAAATCAATCGCTTTTACCAAATAATCTTGTGATTTAACACGATCACCTTCCACTAAATAAATGGCCGCCAAGTTATAAAAATAGTGGCCAATTAATCCGTCATCAGCCGGGTTCTGATGAATCAAATCTTTAACCTCTAAAAGATTTCGCATTGTCCCAAAATAGTACTGTTGATTAGCTCGCCGTGCCTCTGCCAGCGACGGATAAGCACGATAGGCATAGCCGTTTGGCAGCGAAAACTTTTTTTCGTTATTATTTTCACTTGTTAATGGATAGTTGGCATATAGCGGCCGGTCTTTAACGCTGTCAACCATGGTGAAAAACGTGCGGCGGCGATCTTCAAAACTCAACTTATAGTGTTCATCAGGAATTTTAACGTTAACGGTTTTATAAAAGAAATTTTGCTCTGAAATAATATCAACATCGGGCCGGAAATTTTCAACCATCTTAAAGTAAATCAGCGCAAAAATTTCCGTATCGGTCTGTAGGCTTCCGTCGTAGGCAAAATAATAAATGCTGTTTGGTTCCAGGCTGGACAACAGACCCTTGGTATAATCATACGTCAACCAATAATCGCTTAAATCATTTTGTCCAAAATTCATTGCCACAAAGCTGACCGGCAGGCTTAATAAGATAATCAATAAAGTAGCTTGGACTACCGCCTTAAGCTTGGCGTTGTTCTTAATAGTATTTAGTAGAAATTGATATAGATAATCAATAATAATGGCTAGCCACCAGACTAAAACAAAATAAGCCGGCAAATAGTACACTCGGTACGTGTGGTCTATTCCTAATGCAAAACCGTATTTTCTTAAATAAATCAGACCAAAGCTGTTAAGTAAAAAAATGCCGACCGTTAGAGCTGCCAACGGCATATTTTTCTTCCAAAAGTACACTACGCCGCCGGCCGCTAGAATAATTGTTGGCCAAAAAAACTGCCGGTAAATATCATACAAAAATGACAACACAATGCCCGTCTTGGAATAGGAGCTACTGAAAGGATTAAGATCGCCATATTTAGCCCTGGTAATGTGTGCAACAACATCTTGCCAGGTAGTAATCGGTCCCCAATTATAAACCGCTTGTTGCCACGCTCGGATCGGAATATATAAATACACCGACAATCCAAGACAAAACAACCCAAACATTTTAACAATTAACCGCCAGTTAAAAATGATTTTTTTATTAACTAACAAAATAAACAAAGTAAACGCCGGGGCTAAAACAATTGACATCGTATGATTAGTCAAGCAAAGACCATATAGTAGCGAAAACCAATACAAGTATTTATCTTTTTGGTCTTGTTGCCATATCATTAGTAGGTAAATCAGTAAAGCGACAAAAAAAGTGTTTAATGTATACACTTCCGCCGTCACGCTTTGCGACCAAAAAATCAGGCTAAACGGCAACAACAAACTGACTAAAAAAGAAATAACATATCGGCTGATTGTTTTTTGAATTATCAAATACAGCATAACAGCTGTCAGCGCGCCGAAAACTGCTGACATTAAATTAATCCTCCAACCCAATGTGCCGAAAGGAATAAACGAAAAAATTTTACCAATCAACAGATACAGCGGAAACCCAGGCGGGTGAGGAATTCCCAATACATGAATGGCGGTCACAAACTCCGGACCGTCTTCGTTTGTAATGGTCGGAGCCAGCGTAAGTAAATACACCGCCATCACAGCGGTAAAAACCAGACTGGCACCAATAAAATTTTTGCGTAATAAAGTCTTCATTAATCCGCCTGAAAAATAATAAAATGCCACATATTAAAAATTATTTTTTTGCT includes these proteins:
- a CDS encoding type II secretion system protein translates to MKQTTSRGFTLIDLMVAAVIIIIMFSYVLANFRTAQFSGEIDVSNKRLVNLFKVARNYSLGGQLLANQSFPDGGYGVYLNLNSPSTAQMYAALDQSANGFSDGELIPAQTLNFKDITLIDLCGAVTDEITTLPCQSGWEDAGNYLEVIFDETGGAVANYDAGSDFKHIGGVIKSSRTNQQAFFMVSLLSGGVTGNLYDRRD
- a CDS encoding prepilin peptidase, with translation MFESILFIFGLIIGSFLNVVIARLGKKKSFWSGRSECPKCKYQINWYDNIPVISFIILRGRCRNCHQSISWQYPMVELATALMFVWIYTVFGLGAKFFIYSVFSSFLMVLFVYDLKHYLILDRVSVPAMIVAFLGNIYLGAGLADLLLGSAIGAGFFAAQYFISGGRWVGDGDIRLGAVMGLMLGWKFVLVALFIAYLTGATVGVFLMMLKKKKMSSEVPFGPFLTLATFITMLYGRELINWYFNLFYR
- a CDS encoding DUF2723 domain-containing protein, with product MKTLLRKNFIGASLVFTAVMAVYLLTLAPTITNEDGPEFVTAIHVLGIPHPPGFPLYLLIGKIFSFIPFGTLGWRINLMSAVFGALTAVMLYLIIQKTISRYVISFLVSLLLPFSLIFWSQSVTAEVYTLNTFFVALLIYLLMIWQQDQKDKYLYWFSLLYGLCLTNHTMSIVLAPAFTLFILLVNKKIIFNWRLIVKMFGLFCLGLSVYLYIPIRAWQQAVYNWGPITTWQDVVAHITRAKYGDLNPFSSSYSKTGIVLSFLYDIYRQFFWPTIILAAGGVVYFWKKNMPLAALTVGIFLLNSFGLIYLRKYGFALGIDHTYRVYYLPAYFVLVWWLAIIIDYLYQFLLNTIKNNAKLKAVVQATLLIILLSLPVSFVAMNFGQNDLSDYWLTYDYTKGLLSSLEPNSIYYFAYDGSLQTDTEIFALIYFKMVENFRPDVDIISEQNFFYKTVNVKIPDEHYKLSFEDRRRTFFTMVDSVKDRPLYANYPLTSENNNEKKFSLPNGYAYRAYPSLAEARRANQQYYFGTMRNLLEVKDLIHQNPADDGLIGHYFYNLAAIYLVEGDRVKSQDYLVKAIDFDTAPFNHEYHRFIQYRKEWSGN
- a CDS encoding type II secretion system protein, whose amino-acid sequence is MKGGEKMKKRGFTLIELLVVIAIIGLLSTLAVVALNSAREKARDAKRVADIKQVQTALELYFNDSSSYPVDDGDGYTLGTDVTCLGSGGFDTTCADPIYMGLVPSNPTPGGAAYTYESVAAGGGGNCTSEPCPSYNITFTLEGQTGGLTGTAHTATPDGIQ
- a CDS encoding type II secretion system protein gives rise to the protein MSGNKQKNQGFTLIEMLVVLGIFSILMVVIVNVFLLALNSQRQSSLRQQTLANLRYVAETIVRKIRTSEIDYSYVYDGDGETGIAGFEQELSLIDQDGNNYIFYLSGGEVKLLANGQESAMTDVNEVKIVSLRFYIDPVTNPFAEERCNDSLKPAANGCLNNTISCTVNDNSGLTGFCICNPDADVLSSCGTQSCDDAALGGADDNLGLCLPFDVQPRVTMVLGFESVGGKPEDQKRIFLQTTTSSRVYKR